A single Uloborus diversus isolate 005 chromosome 7, Udiv.v.3.1, whole genome shotgun sequence DNA region contains:
- the LOC129226685 gene encoding uncharacterized protein LOC129226685, with protein sequence MAFGQAYHSSAPVPAEVKEGHFLPPTWAQNDDKQDYEKVIEAFELYATPKKNVVVERFIFNNRVQWQGENFDSFCTNLRKLVKSCEFGDQAAELCRSAELSRTQAQTIQAKNVDTMKRFSLRSSRNQQNDFNTQQSSADAKPSNNEFSSESGCATLKCKKCNRKHKRSECPAYGKHCYRCGNLNHFSSVCKSRNIREISYSEPERNIHE encoded by the exons ATGGCCTTTGGTCAGGCATACCACTCTTCAGCGCCCGTTCCAGCTGAAGTGAAAGAAGGTCATTTCCTTCCCCCAACGTGGGCACAAA ATGACGACAAACAAGATTATGAAAAGGTTATTGAGGCATTTGAGCTATATGCAACACCAAAAAAGAATGTGGTAGTTGAAAGGTTTATATTTAACAATCGAGTTCAATGGCAAGGTGAAAATTTTGATTCCTTTTGTACCAATTTAAGAAAATTAGTGAAGTCGTGCGAGTTTGGCGATCAA GCTGCAGAACTTTGTCGATCTGCTGAATTGAGTAGGACACAAGCTCAAACAATTCAAGCTAAAAATGTTGATACAATGAAGCGATTTTCTCTGCGATCATCTAGAAATCAACAGAACGATTTTAATACACAGCAAAGTTCAGCTGATGCTAAGCCTTCCAATAATGAATTCTCAAGTGAATCCGGTTGTGCGACTTTAAAGTGCAAGAAATGTAATCGTAAACATAAGAGGTCTGAATGTCCGGCTTATGGAAAACACTGCTATCGTTGTGGAAACCTTAACCATTTCTCTTCAGTTTGCAAGTCTCGAAATATTAGAGAAATTTCCTACTCAGAGCCAGAGAGAAACATACACGAATGA